In one Mangrovibacterium diazotrophicum genomic region, the following are encoded:
- a CDS encoding tRNA threonylcarbamoyladenosine dehydratase, whose amino-acid sequence MKNWQERTLLMLGEEGLAKLTNAHVLVVGLGGVGAYAAEQICRAGVGKMTIVDGDVVEATNRNRQLPALISNDGKPKAEIMGARFRDINPNIEVTVINEYLKDDRMIEILEADKYDYVVDAIDTLSPKVFLIYHSVQRNIPIVSSMGAGGKFDPTQIRNSDISKSYNCKLARMLRKRLYKLGVRKGVQVVFSPEEVDKERVRVEEGRNKKSAVGTISYMPPLFGCHIASVVIRNLLGENI is encoded by the coding sequence ATGAAGAACTGGCAGGAACGAACCCTTTTGATGTTGGGTGAAGAAGGATTGGCAAAACTAACCAACGCACATGTACTGGTTGTTGGATTAGGCGGAGTTGGAGCGTATGCAGCAGAACAAATTTGCCGCGCCGGAGTGGGTAAAATGACAATCGTTGACGGCGATGTGGTGGAAGCCACCAACCGCAACCGCCAGTTGCCGGCCCTGATCAGTAACGACGGCAAACCCAAGGCTGAAATTATGGGTGCCCGATTCCGCGACATCAACCCGAATATTGAAGTAACCGTTATCAACGAGTACCTCAAGGACGATCGCATGATCGAAATCCTCGAGGCCGACAAATACGACTATGTGGTTGACGCCATTGATACCCTTTCGCCCAAGGTATTCCTGATTTACCACAGCGTACAACGCAACATCCCGATCGTCAGTTCCATGGGTGCCGGGGGCAAATTCGACCCGACACAAATTCGCAACAGCGACATTTCAAAATCGTATAACTGCAAGCTGGCCCGGATGCTACGAAAACGTCTTTACAAATTGGGGGTTCGCAAAGGCGTTCAGGTGGTGTTCTCGCCCGAAGAGGTAGACAAAGAACGGGTGCGTGTTGAAGAAGGCCGAAACAAGAAATCAGCTGTAGGAACGATATCGTACATGCCGCCACTGTTTGGCTGCCACATTGCATCGGTTGTCATTCGAAATTTGCTTGGAGAAAATATCTGA
- a CDS encoding TatD family hydrolase — protein sequence MQKLETQNPKLVTLNTTRNLKLVNLHTHFPLTGQQIGLVNHNVLLPFQPQAEQFYSVGLHPWDLDQATDDKWLDTLESLLAHPQVLAVGECGIDRTLETPVEKQIHFFRRQLELAEKHARPLILHAVRSYSDLLQLKKQSASKLPWILHGYQANAETTKQLAQMGFYFSLGTALLNDRQKLNQSLAEIPPSQLFFETDESTENIESIYIFAAGQLKTTAEKLRYQVLENYQRIF from the coding sequence ATGCAAAAACTCGAAACACAAAACCCGAAGCTCGTAACTCTTAACACAACACGAAATTTGAAACTTGTCAACTTACATACACATTTCCCGTTAACCGGTCAGCAAATCGGACTGGTGAATCACAATGTTTTGTTGCCCTTCCAACCGCAAGCGGAACAATTTTATTCGGTTGGGCTGCATCCCTGGGATTTGGATCAGGCAACTGATGATAAATGGCTCGATACATTGGAATCACTTTTGGCACACCCGCAGGTGTTGGCCGTCGGCGAGTGTGGTATCGACCGGACATTGGAAACCCCGGTTGAGAAGCAAATCCACTTTTTCCGACGACAACTTGAATTGGCTGAAAAACACGCCAGGCCGCTGATTTTGCATGCTGTGCGTAGTTATTCAGATCTCCTTCAACTCAAAAAACAAAGCGCGTCCAAATTGCCCTGGATTTTACATGGCTACCAAGCCAATGCTGAGACCACCAAACAGCTGGCACAAATGGGTTTCTATTTCTCGCTCGGCACTGCCCTTTTGAACGATCGTCAAAAACTCAACCAATCATTGGCCGAAATACCACCCTCACAGCTATTTTTCGAAACCGACGAGAGCACTGAAAATATTGAAAGTATTTATATTTTTGCCGCCGGGCAACTGAAAACGACCGCAGAAAAGCTACGCTATCAGGTGCTTGAGAATTATCAACGTATATTTTGA
- a CDS encoding RNA polymerase sigma factor — MEAQYKNIHQDIIDQCKLGSRDAQFQLYKLYYKSMYNTSLRIVANSNDAEDIMQESFLSAFRKLDTYEGKVSFGAWLKKIVVNRSLDYLKKRRVVFEEINERVMDEEPDPRMEIREIDLNKLKKAVMQLPEGYRVVLSLYLLEGYDHDEISEILNITNVSSRTQLLRAKKKLRDILVKDELFSFN; from the coding sequence TTGGAAGCACAGTACAAAAACATTCACCAGGACATTATTGACCAGTGCAAACTGGGCAGCCGCGACGCACAATTTCAGCTGTATAAATTGTACTACAAATCGATGTACAATACCAGCCTGCGAATTGTGGCCAACAGCAACGACGCGGAAGATATCATGCAGGAATCGTTTTTAAGTGCTTTCCGAAAGCTTGACACTTACGAAGGAAAAGTTAGTTTTGGCGCCTGGCTAAAGAAAATTGTGGTCAACCGTTCTTTGGATTATTTGAAAAAACGTCGCGTCGTTTTCGAGGAAATCAACGAGCGCGTGATGGACGAGGAACCGGATCCGCGGATGGAGATTCGGGAAATTGACCTGAACAAGCTGAAAAAAGCCGTAATGCAATTGCCGGAAGGTTATCGCGTCGTCCTGAGTCTTTACCTACTCGAGGGCTACGATCACGACGAAATATCTGAAATCCTGAACATCACCAATGTTTCGTCGCGCACGCAATTGTTACGGGCTAAAAAGAAACTGCGGGATATTCTGGTCAAGGACGAACTGTTTTCCTTCAACTAA
- a CDS encoding DUF493 family protein encodes METETWPLEYMFKFITPNHEGKVEQIKAILPDNGQFSFKHTSSLKHVAITCVATMKNADEIIEITERVDRIDGVLIL; translated from the coding sequence ATGGAAACCGAGACGTGGCCGCTCGAATACATGTTCAAGTTTATAACGCCTAACCATGAGGGAAAAGTGGAACAAATAAAGGCGATCCTTCCCGACAACGGTCAGTTTTCGTTCAAACACACTTCCAGCCTGAAACACGTGGCAATCACCTGTGTTGCAACGATGAAAAATGCAGACGAGATTATTGAGATCACCGAACGGGTAGACCGGATTGATGGCGTGCTGATCCTGTAA
- a CDS encoding ABC transporter ATP-binding protein, whose amino-acid sequence MKPYRAEFFTGLVFLLLTSVATLAFPRLLGILVDLGTTGKSQHEINQIVLVLAGVLVLQAISSFIRTNMFVRVTSKTLASIRQYTYSHLIRLPMSFFLKRRVGELNSRISSDISLLEDTLTSTVADFLRTMLIIAGGITFLFFISAQLTLFMLAVLPVVVIIAVVFGRFIKGYSKKVQQGVADSNTIVEETLQGVQNVKAYANEFFEIGRYTGKTNEVAATGIKGGVYRASFSAFMIVGMFGAMVAVIWRGTSMISTGQIDAGQLFSFVLYTAFIAGMMGGLADVYARLQKAIGATENLLEILDEPIEEVAPQNLIPAEKLLKGNIDFQHVSFRYPNRPDTDILQDISVSIKANQQIALVGPSGAGKSTIVNLLMNFYEPAAGKILIDGRDIQSIPLTELRQQIAVVPQDVFLFGGTIRENIAYGRHEASNEEIIEAAKNANAWSFIQESPHGLDSLVGERGIQLSGGQRQRIAIARAMLKNPRILILDEATSALDSESERQVQEALEKLMTGRTSIVIAHRLSTIRQADQILVLDFGKIIQKGTHAELIEDISGLYYTLSELQFTN is encoded by the coding sequence ATGAAACCTTACCGCGCCGAATTTTTCACGGGGCTGGTATTTCTACTGTTAACAAGTGTCGCCACATTGGCTTTTCCCCGTTTACTCGGTATTTTGGTCGACCTTGGGACAACAGGAAAGTCGCAGCATGAAATCAACCAGATCGTTTTGGTGTTGGCCGGTGTTTTGGTATTGCAGGCCATTTCCAGTTTTATCCGTACCAACATGTTTGTGCGGGTAACGTCGAAAACATTGGCATCGATTCGCCAATACACCTACAGCCATTTGATCCGATTACCCATGAGCTTCTTTTTGAAACGTCGGGTCGGAGAATTGAATAGCCGCATTTCGTCGGACATTTCGCTGCTCGAAGATACATTGACCTCGACCGTTGCTGACTTCTTAAGAACCATGCTGATCATTGCCGGAGGTATTACTTTCCTGTTTTTTATCTCAGCCCAACTGACCTTATTTATGTTGGCGGTTTTACCTGTCGTAGTTATCATCGCGGTTGTCTTCGGACGATTCATCAAAGGATACTCGAAAAAAGTGCAACAAGGAGTTGCCGACTCGAACACCATTGTCGAAGAAACCCTGCAGGGCGTTCAGAATGTGAAAGCATACGCCAACGAGTTTTTTGAAATCGGACGCTATACCGGAAAAACAAACGAGGTGGCTGCGACCGGAATAAAAGGTGGAGTTTACCGGGCATCCTTTTCGGCCTTTATGATTGTGGGCATGTTTGGTGCAATGGTAGCTGTCATTTGGCGAGGCACCAGCATGATTTCGACCGGGCAAATTGATGCCGGACAATTGTTCTCGTTTGTACTTTACACTGCCTTTATTGCCGGGATGATGGGTGGTTTGGCCGACGTTTATGCACGTTTGCAAAAAGCCATTGGCGCAACCGAGAACCTATTGGAAATTCTGGACGAGCCTATCGAAGAGGTAGCTCCTCAAAATCTGATTCCTGCTGAAAAACTATTGAAAGGAAATATCGACTTCCAACACGTTTCTTTCCGCTACCCCAACCGACCGGACACAGATATATTGCAAGATATTTCAGTTTCAATCAAGGCCAATCAACAAATTGCACTTGTTGGGCCCAGTGGTGCCGGAAAATCAACAATCGTCAACTTGCTGATGAATTTTTATGAGCCAGCTGCCGGAAAAATCCTGATTGATGGTCGGGATATTCAATCAATCCCGCTGACTGAATTGCGTCAGCAAATAGCTGTGGTTCCGCAGGATGTTTTCCTGTTCGGCGGAACAATTCGCGAAAACATTGCTTACGGTCGTCACGAAGCCAGCAACGAAGAAATTATTGAAGCAGCCAAAAATGCCAATGCCTGGTCGTTTATTCAGGAATCGCCCCACGGATTGGACAGCCTTGTTGGCGAACGGGGAATCCAGCTATCGGGCGGACAGCGCCAGCGGATTGCGATTGCCCGTGCCATGCTGAAAAACCCGCGTATTCTGATTTTGGACGAAGCGACCTCTGCGCTCGACTCCGAATCGGAACGCCAGGTTCAGGAAGCATTGGAAAAACTGATGACCGGACGCACATCCATTGTTATTGCGCACCGCTTGTCAACCATTCGCCAGGCCGACCAGATTTTGGTGCTCGACTTCGGTAAAATCATTCAAAAAGGAACGCATGCCGAATTGATAGAAGATATTTCCGGTCTGTACTATACGTTGAGCGAACTTCAGTTTACCAACTGA
- a CDS encoding glycosyltransferase, translated as MTKRLHIISFNNPSPPDYGGVIDVYYKLQALHQAGIEIYFHCFEYDRPRTPELEQFCHQVFYYPRQTGIEAQLSIIPYIVKSRNHPDSLKNLLSVTAPILFEGLHTCYLLNHPLLDAYKKLVRAHNIEHQYYFNLYISESTIQKRWYFAVESLRLRLFENRLKKAQCILSISSTETAYFQSHFGDTRFIPAFHPYKELTTKPGWGEYLLFHGNLSVNENQKAVKYLIRKVFSQITVSFVIAGKNPPEWLTDMVKDIPHISLIANPPQERMNRLIKEAHICVIPSFQGIGMKLKLLTSLFTGKHCLTNSTMVMGTDLKNLCHIADTPQEMVQSIQKLMEEPFTKNEIHRRKLKLETFYSNEINAQKIIDLL; from the coding sequence ATGACTAAAAGACTTCACATTATAAGTTTTAATAACCCCAGTCCGCCCGATTACGGAGGTGTGATTGATGTGTATTACAAGCTTCAGGCTTTGCATCAGGCTGGTATCGAAATCTATTTTCACTGTTTCGAATATGACCGTCCCCGCACTCCTGAATTGGAACAGTTTTGCCACCAGGTTTTCTACTATCCCCGACAGACCGGCATAGAAGCTCAACTGAGCATCATCCCTTACATTGTCAAAAGCCGGAATCACCCGGATTCATTGAAAAACCTGCTTTCTGTCACAGCCCCTATTCTTTTTGAAGGCTTGCACACCTGCTATTTGCTGAATCACCCCCTACTGGACGCTTACAAGAAATTGGTGAGGGCTCACAACATCGAACACCAATATTATTTCAACCTATATATTTCTGAATCAACCATCCAAAAGCGATGGTATTTCGCTGTTGAAAGTTTACGGCTGAGGCTGTTTGAAAACCGCCTGAAAAAAGCACAGTGTATTTTATCGATTTCATCGACAGAAACCGCCTATTTCCAATCCCATTTTGGCGATACCCGTTTTATTCCGGCTTTTCATCCGTACAAAGAACTGACAACGAAGCCCGGCTGGGGTGAATACCTGCTCTTTCACGGAAATCTGAGCGTTAACGAAAACCAAAAAGCAGTAAAATACCTCATTCGAAAAGTGTTTTCGCAAATTACGGTCAGCTTCGTCATTGCAGGTAAAAATCCGCCGGAGTGGCTGACAGATATGGTAAAAGACATTCCGCATATTTCGCTAATTGCCAATCCCCCGCAGGAACGAATGAATCGTCTGATTAAAGAAGCACATATCTGTGTGATTCCTTCGTTCCAGGGAATCGGGATGAAGCTGAAATTGCTGACTTCACTTTTTACCGGGAAACATTGCCTCACAAATTCGACCATGGTAATGGGAACAGATTTGAAAAATCTTTGCCATATTGCGGACACGCCGCAGGAAATGGTTCAATCCATTCAGAAACTAATGGAGGAGCCTTTTACCAAAAATGAGATTCACCGGCGGAAATTAAAACTTGAAACATTTTATTCGAATGAAATTAACGCCCAAAAGATTATCGACCTTTTGTAG
- a CDS encoding T9SS type A sorting domain-containing protein: MQLKSILLLFFSLACLPLWAQLSQGGQPMPIQQLKVARASSFVSLTVPAEEIQLVKNLQKEQPQLKAFRFAYSIPVDFSTENSGTWIESGDWKIWQLKLESPGALSLNVIFSRYYVPEGARLFLFSEDGSDLIGAFTAQNNKSDGVLATMPVAGDRLILQYEEPLDAEFSGELVLESVNHDFVGLKAYNGDRRPLGESGSCNVNVNCDYLQKYREAANGVCRILIRGTELCTGTLLNDVPADSTPYLLTASHCIENATDASSSVFLFNYESPYCKSIDGEVLNSLSGSSLRASSSELDFSLVELSVAPPKSYQPYYLGWDHSSSAPDSTVSIHHPLGDIKKVAIDRNSPSAASYSEDYVSGSFWQISNWEEGTTEAGSSGAALIDPDMRVRGSLVGGEATCSNPVNDYFAQFRFAWNHFSESDKQLKTWLDPNNSGTTAISGLNPYADEQQCTVLTNMKDADSHFDGLIDVTNESSGYYSGTNAYGFTEFAEAFQFETSCNVQGLTLGIANKSISSSIAVLTVSVYEGGDIPGTLLYSQDFELTNQEAGVMNYLAFDQQVSTDGNFYLAWSIEDLGANDVFAVFLADRTDDTSNSFFIRDGGDWYSYSEKSNTTNGSAAVMEALVCFYDESVEYNPFEDENVDVVAYPNPFVYGQELTIRFEDDVQPSKPEIFDLLGNRYAVSSTLTGLDRMAFDFNGFRPGIYFVRLTSQISGKNYTQKVLYLGGE; the protein is encoded by the coding sequence ATGCAATTAAAAAGTATTCTCCTGCTGTTTTTTAGTCTAGCATGCTTGCCGCTTTGGGCGCAACTTTCACAAGGCGGACAGCCGATGCCGATTCAGCAATTGAAGGTGGCCCGGGCCAGCTCGTTTGTGTCGCTAACGGTTCCTGCCGAAGAAATTCAGTTGGTAAAAAATTTGCAGAAGGAACAACCGCAACTCAAAGCTTTTCGGTTTGCGTATTCGATTCCGGTCGATTTTTCGACTGAAAACTCGGGAACCTGGATTGAATCCGGTGACTGGAAAATTTGGCAATTGAAACTGGAATCTCCGGGAGCTTTGTCGCTGAATGTAATTTTTAGCCGTTATTACGTGCCGGAAGGTGCACGTTTGTTTTTGTTTTCCGAAGATGGAAGTGATCTGATCGGTGCCTTCACTGCTCAAAATAACAAGTCCGACGGTGTGCTGGCAACGATGCCGGTAGCCGGCGATCGCCTCATTCTGCAATATGAAGAACCACTAGATGCCGAGTTCAGTGGCGAGCTGGTTCTGGAGTCGGTGAACCACGATTTTGTTGGCCTGAAAGCGTACAACGGCGACCGTCGTCCATTGGGTGAGTCGGGGTCGTGTAATGTGAACGTCAATTGTGATTACCTGCAAAAATACCGTGAAGCAGCCAACGGAGTTTGCCGAATCTTGATTCGGGGAACCGAACTGTGTACCGGAACATTACTGAACGATGTACCCGCTGATAGCACGCCTTATCTGTTAACGGCGAGTCACTGTATTGAAAATGCGACCGATGCCTCAAGCAGCGTTTTCCTGTTTAATTATGAATCACCTTATTGTAAGAGTATTGATGGCGAGGTTTTGAATTCGCTGAGTGGCAGTAGCCTGAGGGCCAGTTCTTCAGAGCTCGATTTTAGTTTGGTTGAGCTGAGTGTGGCGCCGCCTAAGAGTTACCAGCCGTACTATTTGGGATGGGATCATTCATCTTCGGCGCCTGATTCTACGGTTTCCATTCATCATCCGCTGGGCGACATTAAGAAAGTGGCGATTGACCGCAATTCTCCTTCGGCAGCTTCGTATTCAGAGGATTATGTTTCCGGCTCGTTTTGGCAGATATCGAATTGGGAAGAAGGAACCACCGAGGCCGGTTCATCAGGAGCGGCGTTGATCGATCCGGACATGCGCGTGCGCGGTTCGCTGGTGGGCGGCGAGGCAACCTGCTCTAACCCGGTGAATGATTACTTTGCGCAATTTCGCTTTGCCTGGAACCATTTCTCCGAAAGCGACAAGCAGTTGAAAACCTGGCTTGACCCGAATAATTCAGGAACAACAGCTATTTCCGGCTTGAATCCTTACGCGGATGAGCAGCAATGTACCGTTCTCACCAATATGAAAGACGCGGACTCGCACTTCGATGGACTAATTGATGTTACGAATGAAAGCAGTGGCTACTACAGCGGAACAAATGCATATGGTTTTACTGAATTTGCGGAAGCTTTTCAATTTGAAACTTCTTGCAACGTTCAGGGGCTAACTTTGGGCATTGCCAATAAATCAATCAGTTCGTCAATTGCAGTATTGACTGTTTCAGTTTATGAAGGGGGAGATATTCCCGGTACTTTGCTGTACAGTCAGGATTTTGAGCTGACCAACCAGGAAGCGGGTGTGATGAATTACCTGGCTTTTGATCAGCAGGTAAGCACCGATGGAAATTTCTACCTCGCCTGGTCAATCGAGGATTTGGGAGCGAATGATGTATTTGCTGTCTTCCTGGCAGATCGGACTGACGATACTTCCAATTCATTTTTTATCCGCGATGGCGGAGATTGGTACAGCTATTCGGAAAAAAGCAACACCACAAATGGTTCGGCTGCAGTGATGGAGGCTTTGGTTTGCTTCTATGACGAGTCGGTTGAATACAACCCGTTTGAAGACGAAAATGTAGATGTGGTCGCTTACCCGAATCCGTTCGTTTACGGACAGGAACTGACGATTCGGTTCGAGGATGATGTGCAACCTTCAAAACCGGAAATTTTCGACCTGCTGGGAAATCGTTATGCCGTAAGTTCAACTTTGACAGGGCTTGATCGCATGGCTTTCGACTTCAACGGTTTTCGTCCCGGAATTTATTTTGTGCGGTTAACCAGCCAAATCAGCGGAAAGAACTACACGCAAAAGGTGCTTTACCTGGGCGGGGAGTAA
- a CDS encoding tRNA/rRNA methyltransferase codes for MKVSFILVEPAVPENVGAAARAMKTMGFADMRLVNPCDHLSEPARWLAHASNDILENALVFPDFEEAVKDLDFIIGTSAKQRGVKEDYYSTRDLVKIIQTKGKSVKHLGIVFGREDSGLRNEELRRCDMVSTVPLQTTYPSLNLAQAIMLYAYELSQIHQSAEIEEKPEVNENGFRALKDKSSKLLLELDFKEESAIYPRILERLNLLGESDIHLLHSICNKYFEKMSKT; via the coding sequence ATGAAAGTAAGCTTTATTTTGGTTGAGCCTGCCGTTCCTGAAAATGTAGGCGCCGCAGCACGAGCAATGAAAACGATGGGATTTGCGGATATGCGGCTGGTCAATCCCTGCGACCATTTGAGCGAGCCGGCCCGTTGGCTGGCGCACGCCTCAAACGACATTCTTGAGAATGCTTTGGTTTTTCCGGATTTTGAAGAGGCTGTCAAAGATCTTGACTTTATTATCGGCACATCGGCCAAGCAGCGCGGGGTAAAAGAAGACTATTACTCAACCCGCGACCTCGTTAAAATCATTCAAACCAAAGGTAAGTCTGTCAAACATTTGGGAATTGTTTTTGGGCGGGAAGACAGCGGTTTACGCAACGAGGAACTCCGCCGTTGCGATATGGTGAGCACTGTTCCCTTGCAAACCACCTACCCCAGCCTCAACCTGGCACAGGCCATCATGCTTTATGCGTATGAGCTCAGCCAAATCCATCAATCCGCAGAGATAGAGGAAAAACCCGAAGTGAATGAAAACGGATTTCGGGCACTGAAAGATAAAAGCAGCAAACTACTGCTCGAGCTTGATTTTAAAGAAGAGTCAGCGATTTACCCCCGCATCTTGGAACGACTAAACCTGTTGGGTGAGAGTGACATTCACCTGTTACATTCTATTTGCAACAAATATTTTGAGAAAATGAGTAAAACCTGA
- a CDS encoding cation diffusion facilitator family transporter has protein sequence MGHDHAHHHHHHSHNRLGITFLLNIVITVAQVIGGVISGSLALISDAIHNLSDGVAVLLAYIADRLGHREKTAKHSFGYKRAEILAAFINSLVLIAISFYLMIEAVDRFANPQEVDFKWMLGLGFLGFVANGFSVFLLHDDHDSNLNVKAAYLHLLGDALTSLAVIVGAVFIWAWGWTWIDPLVTLLISIYLLVHTYQLLKESTEILMQFAPSSIDPDVVKQKLEGVAGVKQVYHIHIWRLTDHSIHFEAHVELNADLQLSQTRSIDEAMNEVLHHDFNITHVTLQFEYSCQNGGKGC, from the coding sequence ATGGGACACGATCACGCACATCATCACCACCACCATTCGCACAACCGGCTTGGTATAACTTTCTTGTTGAATATTGTTATTACAGTCGCACAGGTTATCGGTGGAGTTATTAGTGGAAGTTTAGCTTTGATTTCGGATGCGATTCACAATTTGAGTGATGGTGTTGCCGTACTGCTGGCATACATCGCCGATCGGTTAGGACATCGCGAAAAAACGGCCAAACACTCGTTTGGCTACAAACGGGCCGAGATACTGGCTGCTTTCATTAATTCGCTGGTGTTGATCGCTATTTCGTTTTACCTGATGATTGAGGCGGTTGATCGTTTTGCCAACCCTCAGGAAGTCGACTTCAAATGGATGCTGGGACTGGGATTTCTTGGTTTTGTAGCCAACGGCTTCTCCGTGTTTCTACTGCACGACGATCACGATAGTAATTTGAACGTGAAAGCAGCTTACCTGCACCTCTTGGGTGATGCACTCACTTCGTTAGCGGTAATCGTAGGAGCCGTGTTCATTTGGGCATGGGGCTGGACATGGATTGATCCGCTGGTGACCCTTCTAATTAGTATTTACCTGTTGGTGCACACCTACCAGCTATTGAAAGAATCGACCGAGATTTTGATGCAGTTTGCACCATCGTCGATCGATCCCGATGTGGTGAAGCAGAAGCTTGAAGGGGTAGCAGGCGTGAAGCAGGTATACCACATTCACATCTGGCGCTTAACCGACCACAGTATCCATTTTGAGGCGCATGTGGAGCTAAATGCCGATCTTCAACTTTCCCAAACAAGATCGATTGATGAGGCGATGAATGAAGTCCTGCACCACGATTTCAATATTACTCACGTGACCCTGCAGTTTGAATACTCTTGTCAAAATGGAGGAAAAGGGTGTTAG
- a CDS encoding TlpA disulfide reductase family protein, which yields MKLTPKRLSTFCSLILIFLLPSFGNAQAYQINIDIPAYRDSQLIVAGYYFGNLFVKDTLQLNSSGHAIFQGVKPLDEGIYQLYLNNKTSYDFLVGSDQKFNITIPAGSKKAEIKGAVESEKFQGYINFLAKQKNKFHELSDKEQRLSPKSDSLQKVKTEIQKLDKDVKKYRFQEGTKNKDNFYGKVLLAGHQVELDDSQIPPAYQARDSLKWVYEYNFRKNHYWDYFDLGDIGLWHTPFVKDRLTEYFNRVLLQSPDSVLPEAIRIIEEHRDNPELFQNLTSFLTNNSIQSKVMGMENVFVALAERYYLSGQASWADEKTLENIGREVALRKNNLVGHIAPELLLEGANGEFHSLHQSPTAYTLLVFWEPGCSHCKHEIPKLYDEIFLKAKPSQLSVYAVYTMTDKKEWTDFIDEHELNDWMNLWDPTQISDMKLLYGVRTTPSLFLLDKDKKIVAKQLDIPGMKRLLKVLNVMQ from the coding sequence ATGAAATTAACGCCCAAAAGATTATCGACCTTTTGTAGCCTGATCCTAATTTTTCTTCTGCCTTCTTTCGGGAATGCGCAGGCCTACCAAATCAATATCGATATTCCGGCGTACCGCGACAGCCAGCTCATTGTGGCCGGTTATTATTTCGGCAACCTGTTCGTGAAAGACACCCTTCAGTTGAATTCCTCCGGACATGCCATTTTTCAGGGAGTTAAACCGTTGGATGAAGGAATCTACCAACTTTACCTCAACAACAAAACCTCTTACGATTTTCTGGTTGGTTCGGATCAAAAATTCAATATTACAATTCCTGCCGGTTCGAAAAAAGCTGAGATAAAAGGCGCTGTAGAAAGTGAAAAATTTCAGGGCTACATTAACTTCCTGGCCAAGCAAAAAAACAAGTTCCACGAACTGTCGGACAAAGAGCAACGCCTAAGTCCAAAATCGGATTCACTGCAAAAAGTGAAAACCGAGATCCAAAAGCTGGATAAGGACGTGAAGAAATACCGGTTTCAGGAAGGGACGAAAAACAAGGACAACTTCTACGGTAAAGTTTTATTGGCTGGACACCAGGTTGAGCTGGATGATTCACAAATTCCGCCAGCTTACCAAGCCCGCGATTCGCTAAAATGGGTGTACGAATATAATTTTCGCAAAAATCATTATTGGGATTATTTCGATTTGGGCGACATTGGACTTTGGCACACCCCCTTTGTAAAAGACCGCTTGACGGAATATTTCAACCGCGTGCTTCTGCAGTCGCCCGACAGCGTTTTACCCGAGGCAATCCGCATCATCGAAGAACACCGCGACAACCCGGAGTTGTTTCAGAACCTCACGTCCTTCCTGACAAACAACAGCATCCAATCGAAAGTGATGGGAATGGAAAATGTGTTTGTGGCACTGGCCGAACGCTACTACCTGAGCGGACAGGCAAGCTGGGCTGATGAAAAAACACTGGAAAATATTGGCCGCGAAGTTGCCCTGCGTAAAAACAATCTCGTTGGCCACATTGCTCCCGAACTTTTGCTGGAAGGTGCCAACGGCGAATTTCACAGCTTGCACCAAAGCCCAACGGCTTATACCTTACTCGTTTTTTGGGAACCGGGTTGCAGCCATTGCAAGCACGAAATCCCCAAACTGTACGACGAAATTTTCCTGAAAGCCAAACCCTCGCAACTCTCCGTTTACGCTGTTTACACCATGACCGATAAAAAGGAATGGACAGACTTTATTGACGAGCACGAGTTGAACGACTGGATGAATCTTTGGGATCCCACCCAAATTTCGGACATGAAACTGCTCTACGGCGTACGTACCACTCCTTCGCTTTTTCTTCTGGATAAAGACAAAAAGATTGTCGCCAAACAGTTGGATATTCCCGGCATGAAACGCCTGCTAAAGGTTCTAAACGTGATGCAATAA
- a CDS encoding threonyl-tRNA synthetase editing domain-containing protein, which yields MKVLVMYVNRFSYKTAEKNLPSIEELDESREFTDSVLAFIQVEEKDELKDVASREKKLVNHLKWTARKNEANRIILHSFAHLSESKASVPFTHELFNLAEKRLQNAGYETAQTPFGYFLDLQIDAPGFSLARIWAEL from the coding sequence ATGAAAGTACTAGTCATGTATGTCAACCGCTTTAGTTACAAAACTGCGGAGAAAAACCTGCCAAGCATCGAAGAGCTGGACGAGAGCCGGGAATTTACCGATTCGGTTTTGGCCTTCATCCAGGTTGAAGAAAAAGATGAACTGAAGGACGTGGCCAGCCGCGAGAAAAAGCTGGTCAACCACTTGAAATGGACCGCCCGAAAAAATGAAGCAAACAGAATTATCCTGCACTCTTTCGCGCATCTGTCCGAGTCGAAGGCGTCGGTGCCTTTTACGCACGAGCTGTTCAACCTGGCCGAAAAACGATTGCAAAATGCCGGCTATGAAACCGCCCAAACTCCGTTCGGCTATTTCCTTGATCTTCAAATTGATGCTCCCGGGTTTTCGCTTGCCCGCATTTGGGCCGAACTCTGA